Proteins encoded together in one Pseudomonas sp. ADAK13 window:
- the gyrA gene encoding DNA gyrase subunit A: MGELAKEILPVNIEDELKQSYLDYAMSVIVGRALPDARDGLKPVHRRVLFAMSELGNDWNKPYKKSARVVGDVIGKYHPHGDTAVYDTIVRMAQPFSLRYLLVDGQGNFGSVDGDNAAAMRYTEVRMTKLAHELLADLHKETVDWVPNYDGTEMIPAVMPTRIPNLLVNGSSGIAVGMATNIPPHNLGEVIDGCLALIDNPELTVDELMQYIPGPDFPTAAIINGRAGIIEAYRTGRGRIYMRARSIIEDIDKVGGRQQIVITELPYQLNKARLIEKIAELVKEKKLEGITELRDESDKDGMRVVIELRRGEVPEVILNNLYAQTQLQSVFGINVVALIDGRPRILNLKDLLEAFVRHRREVVTRRTVFELRKARERGHILEGQAVALSNIDPVIALIKASPTPSEAKEALIKMPWESSAVVAMVERAGADSCRPETLDPQYGLRDGKYFLSPEQAQAILELRLHRLTGLEHEKLLAEYQEILNQIGELIRILNSAVRLMEVIREELEVIRAEYGDVRRTEILDARLDLTLGDMIPEEDRVVTISHGGYAKTQPLAAYQAQRRGGKGKSATGVKDEDYIAHLLVANSHTTLLLFSSKGKVYWLKTYEIPEASRAARGRPLVNLLPLDSDEYITTMLPVDEYTEGHFIFMATAKGTVKKTPLESFSRQRSVGLIALELDEGDVLISAAITDGEREVMLFSDGGKVTRFKESDVRAMGRTARGVRGMRLPEGQKLISMLIPEEGSEILTASARGYGKRTAISEFPEYKRGGQGVIAMVSNDRNGRLVGAVQVLDGEEIMLISDQGTLVRTRVDEVSSLGRNTQGVTLIKLASDETLVGLERVQEPSEVEGEELEGEELEGDVIAGGDDNVDEPTLDAAADEEEPQE; encoded by the coding sequence ACGCGATGAGCGTAATTGTCGGTCGGGCACTGCCTGATGCGCGCGATGGCTTGAAGCCCGTGCACAGGCGTGTGCTGTTCGCGATGAGCGAGCTGGGTAACGACTGGAACAAGCCGTACAAGAAATCTGCCCGTGTTGTCGGTGACGTGATCGGTAAGTATCACCCTCACGGCGACACTGCGGTGTACGACACCATCGTTCGGATGGCCCAGCCGTTTTCCCTGCGCTACCTGCTGGTAGACGGCCAGGGCAACTTCGGTTCGGTCGACGGCGACAACGCTGCGGCCATGCGATACACCGAAGTGCGCATGACCAAGCTGGCGCACGAGCTGCTGGCTGACCTGCACAAAGAAACCGTGGACTGGGTGCCGAACTACGACGGCACCGAAATGATCCCGGCGGTCATGCCGACCCGTATTCCCAACCTGCTGGTCAACGGCTCCAGCGGTATCGCCGTGGGCATGGCCACCAACATCCCGCCACACAACCTCGGTGAAGTCATCGACGGTTGCCTGGCCCTCATCGACAACCCCGAGCTGACCGTCGATGAGTTGATGCAATACATCCCGGGGCCAGACTTCCCGACTGCCGCGATCATCAACGGTCGCGCCGGCATCATCGAAGCCTACCGCACCGGCCGTGGCCGCATTTACATGCGCGCCCGCTCGATCATCGAAGACATCGACAAGGTCGGTGGCCGCCAGCAGATCGTCATCACCGAGCTTCCTTACCAGTTGAACAAGGCGCGTCTGATCGAGAAGATCGCCGAGCTGGTTAAAGAGAAGAAGCTGGAAGGCATCACCGAACTGCGCGACGAGTCTGACAAAGACGGTATGCGCGTGGTGATCGAGCTGCGTCGTGGCGAAGTGCCTGAGGTGATCCTCAACAACCTCTACGCCCAGACCCAGCTGCAAAGCGTGTTTGGTATCAACGTGGTAGCGCTGATCGACGGCCGCCCGCGCATCCTGAACCTCAAGGATCTGCTGGAAGCCTTCGTGCGTCACCGCCGCGAAGTGGTCACCCGCCGTACCGTGTTCGAACTGCGCAAGGCCCGTGAACGCGGCCACATCCTGGAAGGCCAGGCGGTTGCGCTGTCGAACATCGACCCGGTCATCGCCCTGATCAAGGCCTCGCCGACGCCGTCGGAAGCCAAGGAAGCCCTGATCAAGATGCCGTGGGAATCCAGCGCCGTAGTGGCGATGGTTGAGCGTGCCGGTGCCGATTCGTGCCGTCCGGAGACCCTGGACCCACAATACGGCCTGCGCGACGGCAAGTACTTCCTGTCCCCGGAACAGGCCCAGGCCATCCTGGAACTGCGTCTGCACCGCCTGACCGGCCTGGAGCACGAGAAGCTGCTGGCCGAGTACCAGGAGATTCTCAACCAGATCGGCGAGCTGATCCGCATCCTCAACAGCGCCGTGCGCCTGATGGAAGTGATCCGCGAAGAGCTGGAAGTGATCCGAGCCGAATACGGCGACGTGCGCCGCACCGAGATTCTCGATGCCCGTCTCGACCTGACCCTGGGTGACATGATCCCGGAAGAAGATCGCGTCGTGACCATCTCCCACGGTGGCTATGCCAAGACCCAGCCATTGGCTGCGTACCAGGCCCAGCGTCGTGGTGGTAAAGGCAAGTCGGCTACCGGCGTCAAGGATGAGGACTACATCGCTCACCTGCTGGTTGCCAACAGCCACACCACGCTGCTGCTGTTCTCCAGCAAGGGCAAGGTGTACTGGCTGAAAACCTACGAAATCCCGGAAGCGTCCCGCGCTGCCCGTGGTCGTCCGTTGGTCAACCTGCTGCCGCTGGACAGTGATGAATACATCACCACCATGCTGCCAGTAGACGAATACACCGAAGGTCACTTCATCTTCATGGCCACCGCCAAGGGCACCGTGAAGAAGACCCCGTTGGAATCCTTCAGCCGTCAACGCAGCGTGGGCCTGATCGCCCTCGAACTGGACGAAGGCGACGTATTGATCAGCGCGGCGATCACCGACGGCGAGCGTGAAGTCATGCTGTTCTCCGACGGCGGCAAGGTCACGCGCTTCAAGGAATCCGACGTTCGCGCCATGGGCCGTACCGCCCGCGGTGTGCGCGGCATGCGTCTGCCGGAAGGGCAGAAGCTGATTTCGATGCTGATCCCGGAAGAAGGCAGCGAGATTCTCACTGCTTCGGCTCGTGGTTACGGCAAGCGTACGGCCATCAGCGAGTTCCCTGAGTACAAGCGTGGCGGCCAGGGCGTTATCGCCATGGTCAGCAACGATCGCAACGGCCGTCTGGTCGGCGCGGTCCAGGTGCTGGATGGCGAGGAAATCATGCTGATTTCCGACCAGGGCACTTTGGTGCGTACCCGGGTTGATGAAGTGTCGAGCCTGGGGCGTAACACCCAGGGCGTGACCTTGATCAAGCTGGCCAGCGACGAAACCCTGGTAGGCCTGGAGCGTGTCCAGGAGCCATCGGAAGTCGAGGGTGAGGAGCTGGAAGGTGAAGAGCTTGAGGGTGACGTGATCGCCGGTGGCGATGACA